CCCCGCCGCGTCGGACCGGCCGGCGGTGGAGAAGTTGTGGGCGGCGGAGCGCATCCGTGGATGGGAGACCGCCCAGCTCACCGGCCGCCGCGCCGACGCCATGAAGAAGCGCATCGTCGAGCTGGCCGTCGCGCATCAAATCGTCACCCGCTACACCTCCTTCGTGGTGGTGGAGGAGCGCACGGGCGACCGGCGCGCCTCGGGCCAGCCGGAGACGCGCGTCGTCCCCGTGAATGCGCCCGCCGGCTGGGCCATGTTCGGCGCATCGAAGAGGGAGTCGGAGCTGGATGGCTCCGTGCATATCGGCGGGACCGGGCCCGTGGTGAGTACCGGGCCCCAGCGCAAGAGGTCCATCGCTCCGGGGGCGCCCCCGCCGCCGCCGCGCATCCCCGCCCCCGCGCCCATCATGGTCGGAGCCATGCCCAGTCCGGCGGCCGCGCCTCCGAGGGGTGCGTCGGGCGCCTTCGCCTCGGGTGGCAGCGCGCCTCCCGCCCCGGCTCCGATGAGCAGCCAGGAGATGGCGAAGGGCCGTGGACTCACGGAGCGGCTCCTCGAAAGCGCCCGCTCCCTCGTGGGAAAGTCCAGCAAGTCCCAGGCCGAGGAGCCTGCCTTCCCCATGATGGACAGCATGGAGGCCGAGGAGGAGGGTGAGGCGTTCGCGGCCTCCGCCCCCGCGATGGCGCCGAAGGACTTCGAGCCCATGGAGATGGAGCAGGAGAAGTCCCGGCACGAGGGCGCGGGCGTGGAAGCCCTGCTGGGGCGGCAGCTCGCCAACGGTCTGTGGGACGGCCCCGGCGCGGGTCCGGAGCCGGTGCGCCAGGCGCGCGCCACGGCGCTGGCGCTGCTGGAGCTGCTGCGCCAGGGCGTCACCAGCAGCCACCCGCTGCATGGCGCGCAGGTGAAGAAGGCGGTGGAGGCGCTGCTGTCGCTCGCCGCCAGCCTCACCGGCGAGCCGCAGGTGGCGGAGCTGGCGCTGGGCGTGGCGTGGCTGACGGCGGCGGGCCCGCGCACCCGCGGCCGCATCGAGCAGGCCGCGAAGCCGCTGGCCGGCCTCAACGGCCGGCTGGGCAACGAGGTGGCGCTGCGGCAGCACGTGGACGCCCTGGCCGCGCGCTGACAGGTGACGCCGCGGCAGCACGTGGATGCCCTGGCTGCGCGCCGACGCAGCCGGGCATGACACCCGCGCGGGGCAACTGACGCCTCGTGCACGCAAGGGCCCCGGTCTTCTCGCGACGCTCGCGAGGAGGCCGGGGTCCTCGCATACAGTGGGCGCGATGACGCTCGCCACCCTGCTGCTGGTCGCCCTCTCCGCCACCCAGGCCGCGCCCACGGATGCGCCCCAGGACGCCGCCACCGTCACCGCACCTCCGCTGGTGGGCACTCCCGACGCCTGCCCCGCCAGCGCCGAGGCCGACTACGACGACGGCTTCGACGCGCTCGTGAGGCGCAGGGACCGCGAGGCCCTGGATGCGCTGCAGCGCGCGCTGGCCGCCTGTCCCCACCATCCCTACGCCAGCGAGCTCGTGCGGCTGGCCCGGGCGCGGCTCGCCCCGGGAGGCCGCCTGGCCGAGGCCGCGGCCCGGGACACCGGGCCCGAAGCGCGCTCCGACGCCGCGCTCGCCGGGCTCACCGTGGTGCAGACGCTGCACGGCGCGACGCAGGGCATCCTCCTGTGCGCCATCGCCGACTGTGGCGGGCAGGGCTTCGCCGCCGTGTCGCTGCTGGGCGCCGGGGCCGGCGCCGCCACCACGCTGCTGCTCGCCCGGGACGGGGTGACGTCCGGCCAGGGCGCGGTCGTCAACTCCGGCACCGTGTGGGGCTTCTGGTTCGGCATCGCCTCGCTGCTGGCGTTCGACCTCAGCGATGACGACGCGCTGGCGGCAGTCATGGCGGGCGGGGCGGGCTTCACCGGCGTGGGCATCCTGCTGGCCCACTACGCCCGGCCCACCCCGGGCCAGGTGTCCATGGCCAACTCGGGCGGCCTGTGGGCGGGCGTGGTGACGGCGCTGCTGCTGCTGACGTCGGAAAGCGATGACGAGCGGAACTTCTTCGCCCTCGAGATGGGGGCCACGGGCGTGGGCATCGTCTCGCTCGCCGTGCTGTCGCGCACCGTCTCCGTGTCCCGGGGACGGATGCTCCTCATCGACGCGGGCGGCATCATCGGCGGACTGCTGGGGGCCACGGCCACCTACCTGGCCGCGGGAGACAACGCGGGCGACCCCATCCTGGTGGGTACCGCCGCTGGCGTGGTGAGTGGCCTGGTGCTCACCACGTACCTCACGCGCAACTTCGACGCGCCGAGGGACGCCCCCCAGGCGCTGCTGACGCCCGCCGTCGTGGGACGCGACGGCGCGGGCATGGCGCTGGTCGGCACCTTCTAGCCCCGAAGGACATGCCCTCGCGAAAGCCCCGGGAGGCACCACCCACCACGCCGGACGGGCGCTACCTCGTCGTGGACGGCCGGCTGTGGCGGCGCTCCAACCCGGCGCTCGGGCCCCGGCAGCGCCAGCTGCTGGTGGACGCGCTGATGCAGGCCCGGCGCGAGGTGGGCGTCGCGCTGCGGGCCGGAAATGCGGCGGCGGAGCGCAGGGCGCGCGAGCGCGTCCACCGGGCGAAGGTGGCGCTGGGCGAGCGCGGCCCGCCCTGGTGGACGGACGGGGCCCCCGACTTCAACCGGCACCTCGTCGGGGGCACGCCCTACGCCGCGTGGTTCGCGGCCCTGGGTCAGCTCCGCGACAAGCCGTAGAGGGACATCACCAGTTGCTCGAAGGTGCGCGAGGGCAGCAGCATCTTCGCCAGCACCGCGCCCCGCTGCGCCACCTTGCCCACCGAGTAGCGCACGCGCACGGCGCCGTCCTCCATCACCTCCAGCACCCGGCGCGCCACGTCCTCGGGGGGCACGCCCGCCCGCTCCTCGGCCTCGATGACCCGCAGCGCCGTCTCGAAGCGCTCGCGGTACACGGAGCCCGGGCCCGACTGGAGCGCCTGCACCCGGTTCTCCGTGAGGCGCGTGCGCACGTCGCCCGGCTGCACCAGGGTGGCCTGGATGCCGAAGGGCGCCACCTCCTGGCGCAGGCTCTCCGTCAGCCCCTCCAGCGCGAACTTGCTGGCGCTGTACATGCTCTGGAAGGGCAGCCCCACCACGCCGCCCAGCGAGCTGATGTTGATGATGAGCCCCGACCTGCGCGCGCGCATGGATGGCAGCACCGCCTTGCACACGCGCAGCACGCCGAGCAGGTTGGTGTCGAGCAGCCGCCGCGCCTCGTCCAGCGACACGTCCTCCAGCGCGCCCGCCAGCGCGTAGCCGGCGTTGTTCACCACGACGTCGAGGTGCCCCTCTCGCGAGAGCACCGCGTCCACCGCGCCCTGGACGGAGTCGTCACGCGTGACGTCCATCTCCAGCACGTGGAAGCCGCGCGCCTCGACGGCGGGGGGCTGGCGGCTGGTGCCATAGACGACGTGCCCGCGCGCGACCAGCAGCTCCGCGCAGGCCTTGCCGATGCCGGAGGAGGCACCGGTGATGAGTACGACTCTGCTTCCCTGGGATGCGTCCAATCCGTGTGCTCCGCAATCCCCCCATGGGACGGTGCACAAACCATGGGCGTCGGGCCGGGACCAGCCACGTCGAGTCCCGTCCCGCACTCTCCCAGACAGGCTCGCTAGACGGACTTGCGTACGCCCGGCGTCAGGCGCGAGCGCCCGTGCTCATCCACCGGCAGCCCGTCCATGGGGCCCGGCGGACGGTGGGCTTGCACCTCGCGCACCATGAAGAAGGCGGCGGCCGACAGCACTCCGAGGTCGTCCAGCCACCCCAGCACCGGGATGAAGTCCGGCAGGAAGTCCACGGGCGACACGAAGTAGACCACCGCCAGCACGCCGGCGAGCTTCCGCCAGAGCGACACCCGCGGGTCGCGCGCATAGCTGATGAAGCGGGTCCCCATGCCACGAAGGCCTGCGATGTTCATGCCCCGCTCTACGTGGGAAGGGTCCGGGTGATTGCACCCCTGCCCCATACTCCGCGTACGACGGCTGCACGCCCGGAGAGCAGCCGGGCTCAGTCCGGGCTGTCCGACAGCACCACCGCGCGGCCCACCACCTCCAGCCGGGCCCGCGAGCCCGCGCGCAGCGGCAGCTCCGGCGCGCCGCGCACGGTGAGCTCCAGGCCGCCGCAGGCCACGGTGTACTCGGCGCTGGGGCCCTGGAACTCGCGCGCCAGCACCTCCGCGCGCAGGGCGCCGCCCACCGCCACTGCGTCCGTGTCGGGC
This DNA window, taken from Pyxidicoccus xibeiensis, encodes the following:
- a CDS encoding SDR family oxidoreductase, giving the protein MDASQGSRVVLITGASSGIGKACAELLVARGHVVYGTSRQPPAVEARGFHVLEMDVTRDDSVQGAVDAVLSREGHLDVVVNNAGYALAGALEDVSLDEARRLLDTNLLGVLRVCKAVLPSMRARRSGLIINISSLGGVVGLPFQSMYSASKFALEGLTESLRQEVAPFGIQATLVQPGDVRTRLTENRVQALQSGPGSVYRERFETALRVIEAEERAGVPPEDVARRVLEVMEDGAVRVRYSVGKVAQRGAVLAKMLLPSRTFEQLVMSLYGLSRS
- a CDS encoding YkvA family protein, translating into MNIAGLRGMGTRFISYARDPRVSLWRKLAGVLAVVYFVSPVDFLPDFIPVLGWLDDLGVLSAAAFFMVREVQAHRPPGPMDGLPVDEHGRSRLTPGVRKSV